gcatgcttatttcatttatatatccCACCTGAATCCCACTCAGAGCGGCTTGCTTTGTTCCCCTTCATTTTTatgacaacaatcctgtgaggtaggttaggcccaaggccacccagccagcTTTTGTGGCGGTATGGAGATTTGAATGTGACCCTCTTGAATGCTACTCTGGTAATAATGAACACTGAATTACATAGGGGAGAaactatgtatgtgtgtgtgggggtgaagTTTGACATGTAGTGTTATTTGGGGAGGGCTTTTAATCCAGGTCGACTAGGTGAAGGCCCCATTGATCGTAAGTGTGTGTTAGAATTTGCTTCCAGCATGCTGCTTTAGCCTCAAAACAGCCCTTGTTTGTATCTTAATTGTTTTGAGCCCCTCAGTAGCTCTCAGTTTTCGGTGTTGCTGGAATGTGGTGGGGGATGAGACTTGTTTGGGGGGATCACTTGTTGATAATCATTTCGAAGGAGGTATCTGGTGTCTGCATACTCACTGCTTTTGGAGAGCCTGGTTGCCACAGATAACTGAAACCTGTTGAGGATCTGATTGGAGGATCCTGTCATTCTGACTCCTAATAGTGACATGAGTTGCCGGCATATTGTGGTAATACCCTAGTATAAGGAAGCCCACCGTTCCTGTAGCTTTCAGTTCAGCATATGTTGCTTGTGACATGGATGGCAAATGGCGCATTTCTTTGGTTTGAAGATTGATAGTTTTTGAAGCTCAGGACAGTTGAGAGCAAGGTAGGGCATCGCGTTGGAGATACCTGGTTTAGAACAACAGGCAATAACATTCTGGAGGTCCAGAGACAACTGGTTCTTCCTCCCTAACAAATCATCCCCTCTTTTTGGCCTCAGGGAGTCGACATTCGCCACAACAAGGACCGCAAGGTTCGGCGGAAGGAGCCCAAGAGTCAGGACATTTACCTTCGTCTCCTGGTCAAGGTGAGAACCGAGGCGATCAAAGGGCTCAGAATTGGCCACAAGGCCTGGTTGGCATCTCAAGAAAACCTTTTCACCTGTTCCCCATCCCGCTTTCAGATACACTCGTTTTTGGAGAAAGGGGAGCTGAGATCTGTGGGAACTCTTGAAAGGGCCGTGAATTTTATTgagtgggaagaggggagggtgggcaagGCAGACATAGGAAAAGAACTGGTCGGTTGCATTCGGGAGGCTGTAGTCCTGCTGGAACCCGGTTTGTGGACTCATCAGGAGGGTGAAGGCCGTCTAGTAAACGTAACTGAGGGATGGGACTGGCCAGCAGGAACTATCCAGGAAACTAAACTCCGGTGCTACCACTTCAGCTCTACAGATTTCTCGCCCGACGGACCAATGCGAAGTTCAACAAGGTGATACTCAAACGTCTCTTCATGAGCCGCACCAACCGGCCTCCCCTGGCCGTATCCCGCTTGGTGAGTGCTCAGCCCAGGTCTTTACGCTCCtggccttttcttcctttctcccctggTTTCGGAGGTGCTGTTTGTTCCCCAGTCCTCGGATATTGTGAGCTCCAGGAATGCAATAGTCTAAAGTAGACAGATGAGTtttggcccttatagggccttcttcgaAGGTCTGGTCTTAACACAAACCAGTTCTTAACGCATATGAAATAATGTACAGCAGCTAATAAAAGCTCCAAgataagagctgtaaagtatcagagtcacttaatgaaagaagatgactATTTATCAGTCATTGGCTCTCTTCcgaaggctgcccaaaatttcagtggtgtgttctcttattagcgcatgtattgcaatgagtgacaTACAGGGGTCATCACCTTAATACACAACACCTGAGTTGGTGTAAATCAGGGCAggccaagctgtgactctccagatgtccctggttTAAGATTCCCATGACCCTCTGCCGAGGcagtgactcatgggaattgtagtgccatggatctctggagagccacagtttggccatccctgctgtaaATGCACGTGATGCCTCTCACTGCTCGGGATAAATGCAGATGTGCTGATTGGTCCTCCTTGCTCCTCTCCCTCCAGATCCGCAAGATGAAGCTCCCAGGCCGGGACAACAAAACCGCCGTAGTGGTGGGCACGGTGACAGATGACGTTCGCATCCAGGAGATCCCCAAACTCAAGGTAACCTGGACAGTGGCGCAAGAGTGCACTTCTAGGAGGAGGTGCGATGCCTTAGACTTCATAAACTGGTTCTGGGATACGTACCAAAAGCACATGATGTGCATTTGACTGTGGGTGAGAGGCTGGCTGTGTATTATATCCCCACTTTGCTGGCCGATGGCTAATAAGCTTAAATTTGTCTTCAGAAAGTGTCTGCTACACAGACAGATTTGTAGACACTCTGATTGTgcaacctgtttcccccccccctctcccctttccaaagATTTGTGCCCTCAGGGTAACCCAGGGAGCCCGAACGCGCATCCTGAAAGCTGGCGGGCAAATCATGACTTTTGACCAGTTGGCCATGGCTGCTCCGAAAGGTCAAGGAACTGTGCTGTTATCTGGTGAGTTGGGAGGCAGGCAAAATCCTTGGGAGGGACCTTGTCGGCAGCTGTTATCGACTGAACCGTCTCTCTTCTGC
The Paroedura picta isolate Pp20150507F chromosome 16, Ppicta_v3.0, whole genome shotgun sequence genome window above contains:
- the RPL18 gene encoding large ribosomal subunit protein eL18, with translation MGVDIRHNKDRKVRRKEPKSQDIYLRLLVKLYRFLARRTNAKFNKVILKRLFMSRTNRPPLAVSRLIRKMKLPGRDNKTAVVVGTVTDDVRIQEIPKLKICALRVTQGARTRILKAGGQIMTFDQLAMAAPKGQGTVLLSGPRKARQVYRHFGKAPGTPHSHTKPYIQSKGRKFERARGRRASRGYKN